A part of Pseudoalteromonas arctica A 37-1-2 genomic DNA contains:
- the rpsB gene encoding 30S ribosomal protein S2: MANVSMRDMLQAGVHFGHQARYWNPKMKPFIFGTRNRVHIINLEQTVPMFNDALKFLSSAAANKGKVLFVGTKRAASDAVKSAALESDQFFVNHRWLGGMLTNWKTVRQSIKRLKDLEAQSQDGTFEKLTKKETLTLNREMEKLEKSLGGIKNMGGLPDALFVIDADHEHIAIREANNLGIPVVAIVDTNSNPDGVDYIVPGNDDAIRAVSLYTSAVAAAITEGRENNIVAQAEKDDFVEAE; encoded by the coding sequence ATGGCAAACGTTTCAATGCGCGATATGCTTCAAGCTGGTGTTCACTTTGGTCACCAAGCACGTTACTGGAACCCTAAGATGAAGCCTTTCATCTTCGGCACACGTAACCGTGTACATATCATCAACCTTGAGCAAACTGTACCAATGTTCAACGACGCACTTAAGTTTTTATCAAGTGCTGCAGCAAACAAAGGTAAAGTTCTTTTCGTTGGTACTAAGCGCGCAGCAAGCGACGCAGTTAAATCAGCTGCTTTAGAAAGCGACCAGTTCTTCGTAAATCACCGTTGGTTAGGTGGTATGTTGACTAACTGGAAAACTGTACGTCAATCAATCAAGCGTCTTAAAGACCTTGAAGCACAAAGCCAAGACGGAACTTTCGAGAAATTAACTAAGAAAGAAACGTTAACGCTTAACCGCGAAATGGAAAAGCTTGAAAAGAGCCTTGGTGGTATCAAAAACATGGGCGGTCTTCCAGATGCGCTTTTCGTTATCGATGCTGACCACGAGCACATTGCTATCCGTGAAGCAAACAACCTAGGTATTCCAGTTGTTGCAATCGTAGATACTAACTCTAACCCAGACGGTGTTGATTACATCGTACCTGGTAACGATGATGCTATCCGTGCTGTAAGCCTTTACACTAGCGCTGTTGCAGCTGCTATTACTGAAGGTCGCGAGAATAACATCGTTGCTCAAGCTGAGAAAGACGATTTCGTTGAAGCTGAGTAA
- the tsf gene encoding translation elongation factor Ts, translating to MAVTTALVKELRERTGAGMMDCKKALTETDGDIELAIENMRKSGAAKAAKKAGNIAAEGTIIIKQNAGVAVLVEVNCQTDFVAKDVSFLAFANKVADAAIADTISIEDLQAKFEEDRVELVTKIGENINVRRLQYVTGENLVEYRHGDRIGVVVAGVADEETLKHVAMHVAASSPEYLTPSDVPADVVAKEKQVQIEIAMNEGKPAEIAEKMVVGRMKKFTGEVSLTGQAFIMEPKKTVGDILKEKNATVTSFVRVEVGEGIEKKEEDFAAEVAAQIAAAKAK from the coding sequence ATGGCTGTAACTACTGCCCTAGTTAAAGAATTACGCGAGCGCACAGGCGCTGGCATGATGGATTGTAAAAAAGCGTTAACTGAGACTGATGGCGACATCGAGTTAGCGATTGAAAACATGCGTAAAAGTGGCGCTGCTAAAGCTGCTAAAAAAGCAGGTAACATTGCTGCTGAAGGTACTATCATCATCAAGCAAAACGCGGGTGTTGCAGTACTAGTAGAAGTTAACTGTCAAACAGATTTCGTTGCAAAAGACGTAAGCTTCTTAGCATTTGCTAACAAAGTTGCTGACGCTGCAATTGCTGACACTATCTCTATCGAAGACTTACAAGCTAAGTTTGAAGAAGACCGTGTTGAGCTAGTTACTAAAATTGGCGAAAACATCAATGTACGTCGTTTACAGTACGTAACTGGTGAAAACCTAGTTGAGTACCGTCATGGCGATCGTATCGGTGTTGTTGTTGCGGGTGTTGCTGATGAAGAAACACTTAAGCACGTTGCAATGCACGTTGCTGCATCTAGCCCTGAATACTTAACACCTTCAGATGTACCAGCCGATGTTGTTGCTAAAGAAAAGCAAGTACAAATCGAAATCGCGATGAATGAAGGCAAGCCTGCTGAAATCGCTGAGAAGATGGTTGTTGGCCGCATGAAAAAATTCACTGGTGAGGTTTCTCTTACTGGTCAAGCTTTCATCATGGAGCCTAAGAAAACTGTTGGCGATATTCTTAAAGAGAAAAACGCAACAGTTACTAGCTTCGTACGTGTAGAAGTTGGTGAAGGTATCGAGAAGAAAGAAGAAGATTTTGCTGCTGAAGTTGCTGCTCAAATTGCTGCTGCTAAAGCTAAGTAA
- the pyrH gene encoding UMP kinase — MTINRKPIFRRVLLKLSGEALMGDEGFGIDPKVLDRMAQEIKELVELDVEVGLVIGGGNFLRGGSLAEAGMNRVVGDHMGMLATVMNGLAMRDALHRAFVNCRLMSAIPLNGVCDAYNWAEAISLLKTGRVVIFAAGTGNPFFTTDSAACLRGIEIEADTVIKATKVDGVYSDDPVKNPDATLYTHLSYNEIIEKELKVMDLAAFTLARDHNMPLSVFNMNKSGALKRVIMGEEEGTLISSQASDEIIK, encoded by the coding sequence ATGACTATCAATCGCAAACCTATTTTTAGACGTGTTCTTCTCAAATTAAGTGGTGAAGCTTTAATGGGAGACGAAGGCTTCGGCATCGATCCTAAAGTTTTAGACCGTATGGCACAAGAAATTAAAGAGCTAGTAGAGCTCGACGTAGAAGTGGGTTTAGTTATTGGTGGAGGTAACTTTTTACGCGGTGGATCACTTGCAGAAGCAGGTATGAATCGCGTAGTAGGCGATCACATGGGTATGCTTGCAACGGTTATGAACGGCCTTGCAATGCGTGATGCGCTACACCGTGCATTTGTAAATTGTCGTCTTATGTCGGCTATTCCGCTTAATGGTGTATGTGACGCTTATAACTGGGCTGAAGCAATTAGTTTATTGAAAACTGGTCGCGTAGTTATTTTTGCAGCGGGTACTGGTAACCCATTTTTTACTACCGATTCTGCAGCATGTTTACGCGGTATCGAAATTGAAGCGGATACAGTAATTAAAGCGACTAAGGTTGATGGCGTATACAGTGATGACCCTGTTAAAAACCCAGATGCGACGCTTTATACCCACTTAAGCTACAATGAAATCATTGAAAAAGAATTAAAAGTTATGGATTTAGCGGCATTTACTCTAGCCCGCGATCACAATATGCCATTGAGCGTATTTAACATGAATAAATCAGGCGCGCTAAAACGCGTAATTATGGGTGAAGAAGAAGGTACACTTATTTCTTCACAAGCCTCAGATGAAATAATCAAATAA
- the frr gene encoding ribosome recycling factor, giving the protein MQKSVTALGSQLSKIRTGRAHPAILDGIMVSYYGAPTPLNQVANVTIEDSRTLAIGVFDKSLAQAVEKAIMASDLGLNPMSAGTVIRVPLPPLTEERRKDLIKIVRGEVEGGRVAIRNIRRDANGDVKGLLKDKDISEDEARQSDDAIQKLTDKFIKEMDTLLAAKETELMEI; this is encoded by the coding sequence ATGCAAAAAAGTGTAACTGCACTAGGTAGCCAATTATCTAAAATTCGTACTGGCCGTGCACATCCTGCAATCCTAGATGGCATTATGGTGTCGTACTACGGTGCACCAACGCCTTTAAACCAAGTTGCTAACGTAACAATTGAAGATTCTCGTACACTTGCTATTGGTGTATTTGATAAGTCTTTAGCGCAAGCTGTTGAAAAAGCAATTATGGCATCTGACTTAGGTTTAAACCCTATGTCGGCAGGTACTGTTATTCGCGTACCACTTCCTCCACTTACAGAAGAGCGTCGTAAAGACCTAATCAAAATTGTACGCGGCGAAGTTGAAGGCGGTCGTGTTGCTATTCGTAACATTCGTCGTGATGCTAATGGCGATGTAAAGGGTTTATTAAAAGATAAAGACATATCTGAAGATGAAGCGCGTCAATCAGATGATGCGATTCAAAAGCTTACTGATAAGTTTATTAAAGAAATGGATACTTTATTAGCTGCCAAAGAAACAGAATTGATGGAAATCTAA
- a CDS encoding isoprenyl transferase produces MEYSIFMVLDADTISQQCLPKHVAIIMDGNGRWAQARNRPRVYGHKKGVDAVRQSVQFCTKLGIQSLTLFAFSSENWRRPEDEVNTLMELFLFVLTKEVKKLHKNNVKLTIIGDLSRFSEGLRSKVDAAHKLTENNTGLRLNVAANYGGRWDVANAAKQLALQVAQGTLNAEDITEERLAQHMSMADQAEPDLLIRTGGDVRISNFLLWQVAYAELYFTETLWPDFNEAAFAEAIACYVARERRFGCTGEQIKQLLAQT; encoded by the coding sequence ATGGAATACTCGATATTTATGGTTCTAGATGCTGACACAATTTCACAGCAATGTTTACCCAAACATGTTGCTATCATCATGGATGGGAACGGACGTTGGGCGCAAGCTAGAAATAGACCTCGTGTGTATGGGCATAAAAAAGGCGTAGACGCAGTTCGTCAATCTGTTCAGTTTTGTACTAAATTAGGGATACAATCGTTAACCTTATTTGCTTTTAGTAGTGAAAACTGGCGCCGCCCTGAAGACGAAGTAAACACTTTAATGGAGCTTTTCTTATTTGTTTTAACAAAGGAAGTTAAAAAGCTTCATAAAAACAATGTAAAACTGACCATTATTGGAGACTTATCACGATTTTCTGAAGGATTACGTAGCAAGGTAGACGCTGCGCATAAGCTGACTGAAAATAACACCGGGTTGCGTTTAAATGTTGCAGCTAATTACGGTGGTCGTTGGGATGTTGCCAATGCGGCAAAACAACTTGCTTTGCAAGTTGCGCAGGGCACACTAAACGCAGAAGATATTACAGAAGAGCGCTTAGCACAGCATATGAGCATGGCAGATCAGGCAGAACCTGATTTACTTATTCGCACTGGTGGCGATGTTCGTATTAGTAATTTTTTACTATGGCAAGTTGCTTATGCAGAACTTTACTTTACCGAGACACTTTGGCCAGATTTTAATGAAGCAGCATTTGCTGAGGCCATTGCGTGTTACGTTGCCAGAGAGCGACGTTTTGGTTGTACGGGCGAACAAATAAAACAATTACTCGCTCAAACCTAA
- a CDS encoding phosphatidate cytidylyltransferase, protein MLKQRILTSLVLAPLALALVFYTPLTLFSYFAGAIVLLGAWEWSAFMGLCDKLKRAAFVVFIGALLALLNLHWPIESLWENGKLVGDANYVFTLSFAWWIVASYLIWRYPEMAKAWNEGLVMRGIAGLLTLVPLWLALNTLRSAQYAESTHFGSVLILVVLGIVWSADVGAYFTGKSFGKHKLMPKVSPNKTIEGLAGGVVASIIFVLAFCHFTDVDLVVWPVYAIMTAFIALFSAVGDLLESMFKREAGLKDSGRCLPGHGGILDRIDSLTAAAPMFVMCYAWSLSL, encoded by the coding sequence TTGTTAAAACAACGAATTTTAACCTCTCTAGTGCTAGCTCCATTAGCATTGGCTTTGGTTTTTTATACACCGCTTACGTTATTTAGTTACTTTGCTGGTGCAATTGTATTATTAGGCGCATGGGAATGGTCTGCATTTATGGGCCTTTGCGACAAGCTTAAACGTGCTGCCTTTGTTGTGTTTATTGGCGCTTTACTTGCCTTGCTTAATTTACATTGGCCTATTGAATCATTATGGGAAAATGGCAAGCTAGTCGGTGATGCAAATTACGTATTTACGCTTTCGTTTGCTTGGTGGATTGTTGCTAGCTATTTAATTTGGCGCTACCCAGAGATGGCTAAAGCGTGGAATGAAGGCCTAGTTATGCGCGGCATTGCAGGGCTACTCACGCTTGTACCGCTATGGCTTGCTCTAAATACACTACGTAGCGCGCAATATGCTGAATCAACTCATTTTGGTTCGGTGCTTATTTTAGTGGTACTCGGTATTGTATGGAGCGCAGATGTGGGTGCTTACTTTACGGGTAAAAGTTTTGGTAAACATAAGTTAATGCCTAAAGTAAGCCCTAATAAAACAATTGAAGGGTTAGCAGGCGGTGTAGTCGCTTCTATTATTTTTGTATTAGCATTTTGTCACTTTACCGATGTTGATTTAGTTGTATGGCCTGTGTACGCGATAATGACAGCATTTATTGCGTTGTTTTCTGCGGTAGGTGATTTACTGGAAAGCATGTTTAAACGTGAAGCTGGTTTAAAAGATAGCGGTCGATGTTTACCAGGACACGGCGGTATTTTAGATAGAATTGACAGCTTAACGGCTGCTGCTCCAATGTTTGTTATGTGCTATGCGTGGAGTCTTAGTTTATGA
- the ispC gene encoding 1-deoxy-D-xylulose-5-phosphate reductoisomerase: MSQKQLLVILGATGSIGLSALDVVSRNKELFDVFVLAAGQNAKKMAELCIEHEPLYAIMANQQAAEQLSAYLANTQCQTLVMHGEQAMSDLCAHPDVDIVMSAIVGAAGLLPTLSAVEAGKKVLLANKESLVMSGQLFIDKVKQHKATLLPIDSEHNAIFQCLPSSLQNAKGDQKLQQHGVSKILLTGSGGPFLTRDINTLKDVTVSEAVAHPNWSMGQKISVDSATMMNKGLEFIEAKWLFNCDASDIDVVIHPQSIIHSMVQYHDGSILAQMGNPDMRTPIAHALAYPERINAGVKPLNFSDICDFSFTKPDFSRYPNLQLAIDACSAGQGATTTVNAANEIAVGAFLNGKIGFTDIYKINAQTLEAATYTNVQSLDEILECDKLARISASEFITKVAH, translated from the coding sequence ATGAGCCAAAAGCAATTGCTGGTTATTTTAGGCGCAACAGGCTCAATTGGTTTAAGTGCACTTGATGTTGTGTCGCGCAATAAAGAGTTATTTGATGTTTTTGTTTTGGCTGCAGGACAAAATGCAAAGAAAATGGCGGAGTTGTGTATTGAACATGAACCGCTTTATGCGATTATGGCTAACCAGCAGGCCGCAGAGCAGTTATCTGCGTATTTAGCTAATACTCAGTGCCAAACTCTTGTTATGCACGGTGAGCAAGCAATGAGTGACTTATGTGCTCATCCCGATGTTGACATTGTAATGTCGGCAATTGTAGGTGCAGCTGGTTTACTACCCACATTAAGTGCTGTTGAAGCGGGTAAAAAAGTACTACTAGCTAATAAAGAATCTTTAGTTATGTCAGGTCAGTTGTTTATTGATAAAGTTAAACAACATAAAGCCACTTTGCTGCCAATAGATAGCGAACATAATGCAATTTTTCAATGCCTACCTTCTTCGTTACAAAATGCCAAAGGCGATCAAAAACTACAGCAACATGGCGTAAGTAAAATTTTGCTTACCGGCTCTGGTGGCCCATTTTTAACGCGTGATATAAATACGTTAAAAGATGTAACCGTAAGTGAAGCCGTTGCACACCCTAACTGGTCGATGGGTCAAAAAATATCAGTAGATTCCGCAACTATGATGAACAAAGGCTTAGAGTTTATTGAAGCTAAGTGGTTATTCAATTGTGATGCTAGTGATATTGATGTGGTTATTCATCCACAAAGTATCATTCATTCAATGGTGCAGTACCACGATGGTTCTATTTTAGCGCAAATGGGTAACCCCGATATGCGCACGCCAATTGCCCATGCACTTGCGTATCCTGAGCGAATTAATGCGGGTGTTAAACCGTTAAACTTCTCTGACATTTGTGATTTTTCGTTTACTAAACCGGATTTTTCTCGTTATCCAAATTTACAATTAGCAATTGATGCGTGTAGTGCAGGGCAGGGGGCGACAACAACGGTTAACGCAGCAAATGAAATAGCTGTGGGCGCATTCTTAAACGGTAAAATTGGTTTTACCGATATATACAAAATAAATGCACAGACGCTAGAAGCTGCAACTTACACCAATGTGCAAAGCCTAGATGAAATTTTAGAGTGTGATAAATTAGCGCGTATTAGCGCTTCAGAATTTATAACAAAAGTGGCGCATTAA
- the rseP gene encoding sigma E protease regulator RseP: protein MFDFFWNLGSFILALGILVAIHEYGHFWVARKMGVKVLRFSIGFGKPLLKWHDKYNTEYVIAAIPLGGYVKMLDERVDDVPANQRHLSFNSKSVQARIAIVAAGPMANFLFAIFALAVMYMVGVQSVKPVVGSITEGSRAEQAGIMPSQHIIKIGDDDITTWQDATFALMSNLGEESVEVIVRDKNLQPRVKTLNLEGWKLDQRDVPPLSSLGIVPFRPQATLTIAAVTKDSAAEHANLQVNDTILAVNGETISNWQQLVNLITQSANKSLQFSVKRQDTIQAITVTPKGRIDNNGIEQGFLGVAPVVQQWPDGYVETRHYGPLDSIVRGTKETWRLITLSFDMIGNLITGQVSVKNLSGPVGIAVGAGTSVSYGLVAFLSFLALISVNLGVFNLLPLPVLDGGHLMYYIIELFRKKPVSEKTQEFGFKVGALLLIFLTCFALFNDVSRL, encoded by the coding sequence ATGTTTGATTTTTTTTGGAATCTTGGCTCATTTATTTTAGCGCTTGGTATTTTAGTGGCCATACATGAATATGGCCATTTTTGGGTTGCACGAAAAATGGGCGTTAAAGTGCTGCGTTTTTCAATTGGTTTTGGTAAGCCACTGTTAAAATGGCATGACAAATATAATACCGAATACGTGATTGCAGCTATTCCATTAGGCGGCTATGTAAAAATGCTTGATGAGCGAGTTGATGACGTACCAGCAAATCAACGTCACTTATCGTTTAACTCTAAATCTGTACAAGCGCGTATTGCTATTGTTGCTGCGGGACCAATGGCTAACTTTCTGTTTGCCATTTTTGCTCTTGCGGTGATGTATATGGTAGGAGTGCAATCGGTTAAGCCAGTTGTTGGCAGCATAACCGAAGGCAGTCGCGCAGAGCAGGCGGGCATTATGCCTTCTCAACATATTATAAAAATTGGTGATGATGACATAACGACATGGCAAGATGCCACGTTTGCGCTTATGTCTAACTTAGGCGAAGAAAGCGTTGAAGTTATTGTTCGTGATAAAAACCTTCAACCACGCGTTAAAACGCTTAATTTAGAGGGGTGGAAGCTTGACCAGCGAGACGTACCACCATTAAGTTCGTTAGGTATTGTGCCATTTAGACCTCAAGCAACTTTAACAATTGCCGCCGTAACTAAAGACTCAGCCGCAGAACACGCTAATTTACAAGTTAACGACACAATTTTGGCTGTAAACGGTGAAACAATAAGCAATTGGCAGCAATTAGTTAATCTTATTACGCAATCAGCTAACAAATCTTTACAATTTAGTGTAAAAAGACAAGATACTATACAAGCCATTACAGTTACCCCTAAAGGGCGCATTGATAATAACGGTATTGAGCAAGGCTTTTTAGGTGTTGCTCCTGTTGTACAGCAATGGCCTGATGGCTATGTAGAGACAAGGCATTACGGCCCGCTCGATAGTATTGTGCGAGGCACAAAAGAAACGTGGCGCTTAATTACACTCAGTTTTGACATGATTGGTAATTTAATTACAGGCCAGGTTTCGGTTAAAAATTTAAGTGGTCCTGTGGGCATTGCAGTAGGCGCTGGAACTAGCGTAAGCTATGGGTTAGTGGCCTTTTTAAGCTTTTTAGCCTTAATAAGCGTTAACTTGGGTGTATTTAATTTATTACCCTTACCAGTGCTTGATGGCGGACACTTAATGTATTACATAATTGAACTTTTTCGTAAAAAGCCGGTCTCTGAAAAGACACAAGAGTTTGGTTTTAAAGTGGGTGCCTTGTTGCTCATTTTTCTAACATGTTTCGCTTTGTTCAATGATGTATCGCGTTTGTAG